In one window of Leptospirales bacterium DNA:
- a CDS encoding PrsW family intramembrane metalloprotease produces the protein MPGAQQEIAQAWWVYSVLGSLAVNGPLMLLLAWKAPPEEAGPMARLWQRWIRPRLQPGAAALISPVVLGGMVCGALAAALSSVLNVLLFPGVDLVHAPSEPMALALQLAFVQAGALEEFSKIGLASILLPLLAWRSGPTRSAAFLFGGAGLGFAIVEDVFYLHNFGMQSPAGMLLARSLPVHAMINFAFGMRLIDRDAGGLGWRYASGLLLAVLWHGIFDFFAFPPVAFAQFLTFAFFLLTAAYVILRFSRIFADRVERSLQEVSAAEYADWRASLPRSLHRLRRDGADRSAGRAVELPPEIGAPGKVASDVARASSSERAAQQALERALETLPGPSPAFALRFQEDAWARRFSAGGAAPPEEEYAALGDALRRRVFSGHGRREAPHALAEQWLRYEQRAAMRILGKSGADRVWDSGELAENPEQLSEVYAEARVFGADLEQLRPFRLLEFDLPDRSIYLSVGLAALYGREVLVSWPHPMPATRLFFLWLACTAPEQARWLREFSAFLADHSLQLAEPRRWLRSLAIVPCIDAALRPYALNMTGARLDLSDEERDRPALLAGPPLEAGESLPLQALFFSQRDGWRLAQRGFEGFFVELQNRGFSWNNDLRRPPLE, from the coding sequence ATGCCTGGCGCACAGCAAGAGATTGCCCAGGCCTGGTGGGTTTACTCAGTACTTGGCAGCCTGGCAGTCAACGGTCCCTTGATGCTGCTGCTGGCCTGGAAGGCGCCGCCGGAAGAAGCGGGGCCAATGGCGCGGCTCTGGCAGCGATGGATACGGCCGCGCCTGCAACCTGGCGCTGCCGCATTGATCAGTCCGGTCGTACTTGGCGGCATGGTTTGTGGCGCTCTGGCGGCAGCTCTCAGCAGCGTACTCAATGTGTTGCTTTTCCCTGGCGTGGACCTGGTGCATGCCCCTTCCGAGCCCATGGCTCTGGCCTTGCAGCTGGCCTTTGTACAGGCCGGAGCGCTCGAAGAATTCTCAAAAATTGGCCTCGCTTCTATACTTCTGCCGCTGCTGGCCTGGCGTTCCGGACCGACTCGTTCAGCGGCTTTTCTCTTTGGCGGCGCTGGACTGGGCTTCGCCATCGTTGAGGATGTCTTCTACTTGCACAACTTTGGCATGCAAAGCCCGGCTGGCATGCTGCTGGCGCGCTCGCTGCCAGTGCACGCGATGATCAATTTTGCTTTTGGGATGCGCTTGATCGATCGCGATGCCGGCGGTTTGGGCTGGCGATATGCCAGCGGATTGTTGCTCGCTGTGCTCTGGCACGGAATCTTTGACTTCTTTGCCTTTCCGCCGGTAGCCTTCGCCCAGTTCTTGACCTTTGCTTTTTTCTTACTGACGGCCGCTTACGTCATCCTGCGTTTTTCCAGGATCTTTGCCGATCGGGTGGAACGCAGCCTGCAGGAGGTCAGCGCGGCGGAGTATGCGGATTGGCGCGCATCGCTGCCGCGCTCCTTGCACAGGTTGCGCCGCGACGGCGCCGACCGCAGCGCCGGCCGCGCTGTGGAACTTCCGCCGGAAATTGGCGCGCCTGGCAAGGTTGCAAGCGATGTGGCGCGAGCCTCTTCATCGGAGCGCGCCGCGCAGCAGGCGCTTGAACGAGCGCTGGAAACATTGCCAGGTCCTTCGCCGGCATTTGCGCTTCGTTTTCAAGAGGACGCCTGGGCGCGCCGTTTTTCGGCCGGCGGCGCTGCGCCGCCGGAAGAGGAATATGCAGCGCTGGGCGACGCTTTGCGTCGGCGAGTGTTCAGCGGCCATGGACGACGCGAAGCGCCGCATGCATTGGCGGAGCAATGGCTGCGCTATGAGCAACGCGCTGCAATGCGTATTCTTGGAAAATCGGGGGCGGACCGCGTCTGGGATAGCGGAGAACTGGCGGAAAATCCCGAGCAACTCTCCGAAGTGTATGCCGAGGCGCGCGTCTTTGGCGCCGATCTGGAACAACTGAGGCCCTTTCGACTGCTGGAGTTTGACCTTCCAGATCGGAGCATCTATCTCTCGGTTGGGCTTGCCGCTCTTTACGGACGCGAGGTGCTGGTCTCCTGGCCCCATCCAATGCCCGCCACGCGGCTTTTCTTTTTGTGGCTGGCCTGTACAGCGCCCGAGCAGGCGCGTTGGTTGCGCGAGTTCTCGGCGTTTCTTGCTGATCATTCGCTGCAGCTGGCAGAGCCGCGCCGCTGGTTGCGAAGTCTGGCAATCGTTCCCTGCATCGACGCCGCGCTGCGTCCTTATGCCTTGAACATGACAGGCGCTCGCCTCGATCTGTCCGATGAAGAGCGCGACCGGCCGGCGCTGCTGGCAGGTCCGCCGCTGGAAGCCGGAGAGAGCTTGCCCTTGCAGGCGCTCTTTTTCAGTCAACGCGATGGCTGGCGACTGGCACAGCGCGGCTTTGAGGGCTTCTTTGTCGAGCTGCAGAATCGCGGCTTCAGCTGGAACAACGATCTGCGCCGGCCGCCGCTGGAATAG